In the genome of Thunnus maccoyii chromosome 15, fThuMac1.1, whole genome shotgun sequence, one region contains:
- the LOC121912849 gene encoding lactose-binding lectin l-2-like encodes MLLFLFLFGLALGAESPSGDHEMKLQRGNCPMFWFSFNGRCYKYVATHMTWADAELHCVSERANLVSIHSMEEEQFVRSLIMNFDTAEGFTWIGLDDIPKEGSWMWSDGCAVKFVFWDEGQPDNSGGNEDCVHTNHRIDRTWNDLPCSYTLPSVCASRIDCP; translated from the coding sequence ATGCTCTTGTTCCTCTTCTTGTTTGGTCTGGCTCTGGGTGCCGAGTCTCCTTCAGGTGACCATGAAATGAAGCTACAGCGTGGGAACTGTCCCATGTTCTGGTTCAGCTTCAACGGCCGCTGCTACAAGTATGTCGCCACACATATGACCTGGGCTGATGCAGAGCTccactgtgtgtcagagagagccAACCTGGTGTCTATCCATAGTATGGAAGAAGAGCAGTTTGTTAGATCCCTGATTATGAATTTTGACACTGCTGAAGGATTCACCTGGATCGGACTCGATGACATCCCCAAAGAAGGCAGTTGGATGTGGTCTGATGGATGTGCAGTGAAATTTGTCTTTTGGGATGAAGGACAGCCAGACAATTCTGGAGGAAATGAAGACTGTGTTCACACCAACCATCGTATTGATCGGACATGGAATGATCTCCCATGTTCTTATACCCTTCCGTCTGTTTGTGCTTCTCGCATAGACTGTCCTTAG
- the LOC121913516 gene encoding lactose-binding lectin l-2-like, producing the protein MLLFLFLFGLALGAESPSGDHQLKLQRGNCPMFWYSFNDRCYKYVSTRMTWADAELYCVSQKANLVSIHSLGEHNFVKSLIKNFDVAWRKVWIGLNDIPKEGRWMWSDGSAVDFVFWNSGEPNNHRGNEDCVQINGDTDLKWNDVPCSLTFPSVCASRIDCL; encoded by the coding sequence ATGCTCTTGTTCCTCTTCTTGTTTGGTCTGGCTCTGGGTGCCGAGTCTCCTTCAGGTGACCATCAATTGAAGCTACAGCGTGGTAACTGTCCCATGTTCTGGTACAGCTTCAACGACCGCTGCTACAAGTATGTCTCCACACGTATGACCTGGGCTGATGCAGAGCTCTATTGTGTGTCACAGAAGGCCAACCTGGTGTCTATCCACAGTCTGGGAGAACACAATTTTGTCAAATCCCTGATCAAGAACTTTGACGTTGCTTGGAGAAAAGTCTGGATCGGACTCAATGACATCCCCAAAGAAGGCAGATGGATGTGGTCTGATGGATCTGCAGTCGACTTTGTCTTTTGGAATTCAGGAGAGCCAAACAACCATAGAGGGAATGAAGACTGTGTTCAGATCAATGGTGATACTGATCTGAAATGGAATGATGTCCCATGTTCTCTCACCTTTCCGTCTGTTTGTGCTTCTCGCATAGACTGTCTTTAG
- the LOC121912843 gene encoding lactose-binding lectin l-2-like, with translation MLLLLFLFGLALGAESPSGDHEVKLQRGNCPMFWFSFRGRCYKYVATHMTWADAELHCVSESANLVSIHSMEEEQFVRSLIMNFDTAEGFTWIGLDDIPKEGSWMWSDGCAVKFVFWEEGQPDNVGGNEDCVHTNHRIDRTWNDLPCSYTLPSVCASRIDCP, from the coding sequence ATGCTCTTGCTCCTCTTCTTGTTTGGTCTGGCTCTGGGTGCCGAGTCTCCTTCAGGTGACCATGAAGTGAAGCTACAGCGTGGGAACTGTCCCATGTTCTGGTTCAGCTTCCGCGGCCGCTGCTACAAGTATGTCGCCACACATATGACCTGGGCTGATGCAGAGCTccactgtgtgtcagagagtgCCAACCTGGTGTCTATCCATAGTATGGAAGAAGAGCAGTTTGTTAGATCCCTGATTATGAATTTTGACACTGCTGAAGGATTCACCTGGATCGGCCTCGATGACATCCCCAAAGAAGGCAGTTGGATGTGGTCTGATGGATGTGCAGTGAAATTTGTCTTTTGGGAGGAAGGACAGCCGGACAATGTTGGAGGAAATGAAGACTGTGTTCACACCAACCATCGTATTGATCGGACATGGAATGATCTCCCATGTTCTTATACCCTTCCGTCTGTTTGTGCTTCTCGCATAGACTGTCCTTAG
- the LOC121912854 gene encoding lactose-binding lectin l-2-like, which translates to MLLFLFLFGLALGAESPSGDREMKLQRGNCPMFWYSFNGRCYKYVATHMTWADAELHCVSQRANLVSIHSLEEHDFVKTLIKNFDHTQKFTWIGLSDTQKEGGWMWSDGCPVDFVLWGATEPNNAGGNEHCVYNNYDIDLKWNDDICSEMYASVCASQILCP; encoded by the coding sequence ATGCTCTTGTTCCTTTTCTTGTTTGGTCTGGCTCTGGGTGCCGAGTCTCCTTCAGGTGACCGTGAAATGAAGCTACAGCGTGGTAACTGTCCCATGTTCTGGTACAGCTTCAACGGCCGCTGCTACAAGTATGTCGCCACACATATGACCTGGGCTGATGCAGAGCTCCACTGTGTGTCACAGAGGGCCAATCTGGTGTCTATCCACAGTCTGGAAGAACACGATTTTGTCAAAACTCTGATCAAGAACTTTGACCACACTCAGAAATTCACCTGGATCGGACTCAGTGACACCCAGAAGGAAGGCGGATGGATGTGGTCCGATGGATGCCCAGTGGACTTTGTCTTGTGGGGTGCAACAGAGCCAAACAACGCAGGTGGAAATGAACACTGTGTATACAACAACTATGatattgatttaaaatggaATGATGATATATGTTCAGAAATGTATGCTTCTGTTTGTGCATCTCAAATTCTCTGTCCTTAG
- the LOC121912850 gene encoding lactose-binding lectin l-2-like, with the protein MLLFLFLFGLALGAESPSGDHEMKLQRGNCPMFWYSFQGRCYKYVSTHMTWADAELHCVSEKANLVSVHSLEEQNFVKSLIKNFDHAEGYTWIGLSDTQKEGGWMWSDGSAVNFAFWSSGEPNNEGGKEDCVHNNYGTDLKWNDHSCSLTFPSVCASRIDCP; encoded by the coding sequence ATGCTCTTGTTCCTCTTCTTGTTTGGTCTGGCTCTGGGTGCCGAGTCTCCTTCAGGTGACCATGAAATGAAGCTACAGCGTGGGAACTGTCCCATGTTCTGGTACAGCTTCCAGGGCCGCTGCTACAAGTATGTCTCCACACATATGACCTGGGCTGATGCAGAGCTCCACTGTGTGTCAGAGAAGGCCAACCTGGTGTCTGTCCACAGTCTGGAAGAACAGAATTTTGTCAAATCCTTGATTAAGAACTTTGACCATGCTGAGGGATACACTTGGATCGGACTCAGTGACACCCAGAAGGAAGGAGGATGGATGTGGTCTGATGGATCTGCAGTGAACTTTGCCTTTTGGAGTTCAGGAGAGCCAAACAacgaaggaggaaaagaagactGTGTTCACAACAACTATGGTACTGATCTGAAATGGAATGATCACTCATGTTCTCTCACCTTTCCGTCTGTTTGTGCTTCTCGCATAGACTGTCCTTAG
- the LOC121912840 gene encoding uncharacterized protein LOC121912840: MSDSGRTFLDVAIMEALPELQVVNKNILEEHLQSIGVETYDDLRFVTEADLMTVLRPVQARKLLSVWKQKYQTPENSSLSSVEASPTQLLSSLSVSPQSSSSTSSSSLGLDTQWEDNFEIPWSKFPEEVMDSLERGKRPGPKLRRQMVRIVVTEMMEKCPHVGKKHSTDVAKQMVAKYPNSLQDVIEGDIVGTGYHSLVKQLQNRIENVRRTSTPKIRKRKHQADDSDHTDEIPLEERAAMQDTYGCIKWNVKFLPREETQESQHQKKEKLKEMFQQSDANPEEVKCLMKSTFYTQRQHVNQGKSIKSLREEWPFWFDELGMSVHFKELTGIDLKETFTRNLDLKGKRLLNYMTTVYVTKSNKFLQTYARLQRMRGQQSGCSDDVKEMVLLLLSYFDEKEESMFFHVEDTCLAEEVQLEQVPLTPAVIVCGQSCYSSTRYMLSLDRNLINTNISSFISALCLMFGSYFCFNIHYPSELASTLEFLQRCFFSINPEKGTKVENKNSKRRLNLNPRVLTLIQDLSDHEWR; the protein is encoded by the exons ATGAGTGACTCAGGGCGAACCTTCCTAGATGTCGCCATCATGGAAGCCCTACCAGAACTTCaagtagtaaacaaaaacatcctggAAGAGCACTTGCAGTCCATTGGAGTCGAGACGTATGATGATCTACGCTTCGTAACGGAGGCTGATTTGATGACAGTATTAAGACCTGTACAAGCCAGAAAGCTTCTTTCTGTttggaaacagaaat acCAAACTCCCGAGAACAGCTCACTATCATCTGTGGAAGCCTCACCTACCCAACTGCTGTCATCGCTCTCTGTTTCACCCCAAAGTTCATCGTCAACCTCCTCCAGCAGCCTAGGACTTGACACACAGTGGGAAGACAACTTTGAAATTCCATGGAGTAAATTTCCTGAGGAAGTGATGGATTCTttggagaggggaaaaaggcCAGGCCCAAAACTGAGGAGGCAAATGGTCCGGATTGTTGTGACTGAGATGATGGAAAAATGCCCCCATGTAGGTAAAAAGCATTCAACTGATGTTGCAAAGCAAATGGTGGCAAAATATCCCAATTCTCTGCAAGATGTAATAGAGGGCGATATTGTTGGAACAGGCTACCATTCCCTtgtaaaacagctgcaaaacagaATCGAAAATGTGAGGCGCACTTCAACacccaaaataagaaaaagaaaacatcaggcTGATGACTCAGACCACACAGATGAGATCCCATTAGAAGAGAGAGCAGCAATGCAGGACACTTACGGATGCATTAAATGGAATGTGAAATTTCTGCCCCGTGAAGAAACTCAAGAGAGCCAGCaccaaaagaaggaaaaactcaAGGAGATGTTCCAACAATCTGATGCCAATCCAGAGGAGGTAAAATGTCTAATGAAGTCCACTTTTTACACACAGCGTCAACATGTCAACCAGGGAAAAAGTATCAAAAGCCTTCGAGAGGAGTGGCCATTTTGGTTTGACGAACTTGGCATGTCGGTCCACTTCAAGGAACTCACTGGGATTGACCTCAAAGAGACATTCACGCGAAATTTGGATTTGAAGGGAAAAAGGCTTCTCAACTACATGACCACAGTTTATGTCACCAAGAGTAATAAGTTCCTTCAGACTTATGCAAGGCTTCAGAGGATGCGGGGACAGCAGAGTGGCTGCTCAGATGATGTGAAAGAGATGGTCCTGCTTCTGCTCAGCTACTTTGATGAGAAGGAGGAGTCCATGTTCTTCCATGTAGAAGATACCTGTCTGGCAGAAGAGGTCCAACTGGAGCAAGTGCCTCTGACACCTGCTGTTATTGTCTGTG GACAGTCCTGCTATTCCTCAACAAGGTACATGCTGAGTCTGGATCGGAACctcatcaacacaaacatctcctccttcatttcTGCATTGTGCCTCATGTTCGGGAGCTACTTCTGTTTCAACATCCATTATCCATCTGAGCTGGCTTCAACTCTGGAGTTTCTTCAAAG GTGTTTTTTCTCGATAAACCCAGAAAAAGGAACTAAGGTGGAGAATAAAAACTCGAAGCGTCGTCTCAATCTGAACCCTCGAGTCCTCACCCTGATCCAGGACCTCTCCGATCACGAGTGGCGTTAA
- the LOC121912858 gene encoding lactose-binding lectin l-2-like, producing the protein MLLFLFLFGLALGAESPSGDHEMKLQRGNCPMFWFSFNGRCYKYVSTRMTWADADFQCVSESATLVSIHSLEEERFVTSLIKNFDPAQGSTWIGFSDIHKEGRWIWSDGSALDFAFWDNGQPNNYHGKEHCARQNYNSNLKWNDGPCSETLPFVCASRVCP; encoded by the coding sequence ATGCTCTTGTTCCTCTTCTTGTTTGGTCTGGCTCTGGGTGCTGAGTCTCCTTCAGGTGACCATGAGATGAAGCTACAGCGTGGTAACTGTCCCATGTTCTGGTTCAGCTTCAACGGCCGCTGCTACAAGTATGTCTCCACACGTATGACCTGGGCTGATGCAGACTTCCAATGTGTGTCAGAGAGTGCCACCCTGGTGTCTATCCACAGTCTGGAAGAAGAGAGGTTCGTCACATCCCTGATCAAGAACTTTGACCCTGCTCAGGGATCCACCTGGATCGGATTCAGTGACATCCATAAAGAAGGAAGATGGATATGGTCTGATGGATCTGCATTGGACTTTGCTTTTTGGGACAATGGACAGCCAAACAACTATCATGGAAAGGAACACTGTGCACGCCAAAACTATAACAGTAATCTGAAATGGAATGACGGTCCTTGTTCTGAGACATTGCCTTTTGTCTGTGCATCTCGTGTCTGTCCTTAA
- the LOC121912860 gene encoding lactose-binding lectin l-2-like, with the protein LDNVLLFLFLFGLALGAESPSGDHEMKLQRGNCPMFWFSFNGRCYKYVATPKTWADAELHCVSEKANLVSIHSLEEEMFVQSLIKNFDTAEGLTWLGLSDTQKEGGWMWSDGCAVDFAFWNSGEPNNEKGNENCVHNNFGNDLKWNDRPCSLTYPSVCASRILCP; encoded by the coding sequence CTTGACAACGTGCTCTTGTTCCTCTTCTTGTTTGGTCTGGCTCTGGGTGCCGAGTCTCCTTCAGGTGACCATGAGATGAAGCTACAGCGTGGTAACTGTCCCATGTTCTGGTTCAGCTTCAACGGCCGCTGCTACAAGTATGTCGCCACACCTAAGACCTGGGCTGATGCAGAGCTCCACTGTGTGTCAGAGAAGGCCAACCTGGTGTCTATCCACAGTCTGGAAGAAGAGATGTTTGTCCAATCCCTGATCAAGAACTTTGACACTGCTGAGGGACTCACTTGGCTCGGGCTCAGTGACACCCAGAAGGAAGGAGGATGGATGTGGTCTGATGGATGTGCAGTGGACTTTGCCTTTTGGAATTCAGGAGAGCCAAACAAcgaaaaaggaaatgaaaactGTGTTCACAACAACTTCGGTAATGATCTGAAATGGAATGATCGCCCATGTTCTCTCACCTATCCGTCTGTTTGTGCTTCTCGCATACTCTGTCCTTAG
- the LOC121912853 gene encoding echinoidin-like — MLLFLFLFGLALGAESPSGDHEMKLQRGNCPMFWFGFNHCCYKYVTTRMTWAHVELYCVSERANLVSIHSLEEQEFVKSLIKNFDAAQGKTWIGLNDIPKEGRWMWSDACAVDFVFWDAEEPNNHGEYENCVHNKHDSNVKWIDCTCSDTYPSVCASCIVFP, encoded by the coding sequence ATGCTCTTGTTCCTCTTCTTGTTTGGTCTGGCTCTGGGTGCTGAGTCTCCTTCAGGTGACCATGAAATGAAGCTACAGCGTGGTAACTGTCCCATGTTCTGGTTTGGCTTCAACCACTGCTGCTACAAGTACGTCACCACACGTATGACCTGGGCTCATGTAGAGCTCTATTGTGTGTCAGAGAGGGCCAACCTGGTGTCTATCCATAGCCTGGAAGAACAGGAGTTTGTCAAATCCCTGATCAAGAACTTTGACGCTGCTCAGGGAAAAACCTGGATCGGACTCAATGACATCCCCAAAGAAGGCAGATGGATGTGgtctgatgcatgtgcagtgGACTTTGTCTTTTGGGATGCAGAAGAGCCAAACAACCATGGAGAATATGAAAACTGTGTTCACAACAAACATGATAGTAATGTGAAATGGATAGATTGCACATGTTCTGACACTTATCCCTCTGTTTGTGCATCTTGCATAGTCTTTCCTTAG